The Buttiauxella selenatireducens genome has a window encoding:
- the fadE gene encoding acyl-CoA dehydrogenase FadE, which yields MLILSIVATVVLLGVLFYHQVNLLLSSAILLVWTAALGFAGIWSIWLLVPLAIILVPFVFTPMRKSLISAPVFRSFRKVMPPMSRTEKEAIDAGTTWWEGDLFRGKPDWEKLHNYPQPKLTEEEQAFIDGPVEEACRMANDFQITHEMADLPPELWAYLKEHRFFAMIIKKEYGGLEFSAYAQSRVLQKLSGVSGILAITVGVPNSLGPGELLQHYGTEEQKNHYLPRLARGQEIPCFALTSPEAGSDAGAIPDTGVVCMGEWQGQQVLGMRLTWNKRYITLAPIATVLGLAFKLSDPDNLLGDGEDLGITCALIPTHTPGVEIGKRHFPLNVPFQNGPTRGKDIFVPIDYIIGGPKMAGQGWRMLVECLSVGRGITLPSNSTGGLKSVAMATGAYAHIRRQFRISIGKMEGIEEPLARIAGNAYVMDAAASLVTYGIMLGEKPAVLSAIVKYHCTHRGQRAILDAMDIVGGKGIMLGNSNFVARAYQGAPIAITVEGANILTRSMIIFGQGAIRCHPYVLEEMTAAQNNDVNAFDKLLFKHIGHVGSNKMRSLWLGLTNGLTSSTPTKDSTKRYYQYMNRLSANLALLSDVSMAVLGGSLKRRERISARLGDILSQLYLASSVLKRYDDEGRNEADLPLVHWGVQDALYQAEQAIDDLLRNFPNAFVAGMLRVIIFPLGRRYDAPSDKLDHKLAKIMQIPSATRSRIGRGQYLTPSEFNPAGLLEEALMDVMAAEPIHLRICKETGHNLPFTRLDEQAKQWLAEGKINADEAAILTKAEVSRLRSINVDEFEPEELATMPVKVPEKHRKVEAA from the coding sequence ATGTTGATTTTGAGTATTGTTGCAACGGTTGTTCTCCTCGGTGTGCTTTTCTATCACCAGGTCAATTTACTGCTCAGTAGCGCAATTTTGCTGGTGTGGACGGCAGCGCTTGGTTTCGCCGGTATCTGGTCAATATGGTTGCTCGTCCCGCTGGCGATAATCCTGGTGCCGTTTGTCTTTACCCCAATGCGTAAATCTTTAATTTCCGCTCCGGTATTCCGTAGCTTCCGTAAAGTCATGCCGCCGATGTCTCGTACTGAAAAAGAGGCTATCGACGCCGGTACGACCTGGTGGGAAGGAGATCTGTTCCGCGGTAAACCAGACTGGGAAAAACTGCATAACTACCCGCAGCCTAAGCTGACTGAAGAAGAACAAGCCTTTATTGACGGGCCGGTTGAAGAAGCATGTCGCATGGCGAATGACTTCCAAATCACACACGAAATGGCAGATTTACCGCCAGAGTTGTGGGCTTATTTAAAAGAGCATCGCTTCTTCGCGATGATCATCAAAAAAGAGTACGGCGGCCTGGAGTTCTCCGCTTACGCTCAGTCACGCGTGCTGCAAAAACTGTCTGGTGTTTCAGGCATCCTGGCGATAACCGTGGGTGTGCCTAACTCATTAGGCCCAGGTGAACTGTTGCAACATTACGGAACAGAAGAACAGAAAAATCATTACCTGCCACGTCTGGCTCGCGGGCAAGAGATCCCTTGCTTTGCATTGACCAGCCCGGAAGCGGGTTCCGATGCAGGCGCCATTCCTGATACTGGCGTAGTCTGTATGGGCGAGTGGCAAGGTCAACAAGTTCTGGGTATGCGTCTGACCTGGAACAAGCGCTACATTACGCTGGCACCTATTGCCACCGTGCTGGGGCTGGCGTTCAAACTGTCGGATCCGGATAATTTACTCGGTGATGGCGAAGATTTGGGCATTACCTGTGCGTTAATTCCAACTCACACCCCAGGTGTGGAAATCGGTAAGCGCCACTTCCCACTCAACGTGCCATTCCAGAACGGCCCAACTCGCGGTAAAGACATTTTCGTCCCGATTGATTACATCATCGGTGGTCCGAAAATGGCCGGTCAGGGCTGGCGTATGCTGGTGGAATGTCTGTCCGTTGGCCGTGGTATTACACTGCCTTCCAACTCTACCGGTGGTTTGAAATCTGTGGCGATGGCAACGGGCGCCTATGCTCATATCCGCCGTCAGTTCAGAATCTCTATCGGTAAAATGGAAGGGATTGAGGAGCCTTTGGCACGTATTGCGGGTAACGCGTATGTGATGGATGCCGCGGCATCACTGGTGACTTACGGCATTATGCTCGGTGAAAAACCAGCAGTTTTGTCGGCTATCGTTAAATATCACTGCACCCACCGCGGCCAACGCGCGATTCTGGATGCAATGGATATTGTCGGCGGTAAAGGCATCATGCTCGGCAACTCGAACTTTGTGGCTCGAGCTTACCAGGGTGCACCTATCGCGATTACCGTGGAAGGCGCGAATATCCTGACGCGTAGCATGATTATCTTCGGCCAGGGTGCGATTCGTTGCCATCCGTATGTACTCGAAGAGATGACGGCGGCGCAAAACAATGACGTTAACGCGTTCGATAAACTGCTGTTCAAGCATATCGGCCACGTTGGCAGCAACAAAATGCGCAGCCTCTGGCTTGGGCTGACTAACGGTTTGACCAGCTCCACGCCGACCAAAGACTCTACCAAACGTTACTACCAGTATATGAACCGACTGAGTGCCAACCTGGCATTGCTGTCCGATGTTTCGATGGCCGTACTGGGCGGAAGCCTGAAACGTCGTGAGCGTATTTCAGCACGTCTGGGCGATATTCTCAGCCAGCTTTACCTCGCATCTTCAGTGCTCAAGCGCTATGACGACGAAGGCCGTAACGAAGCGGATCTGCCACTGGTTCACTGGGGCGTTCAGGATGCGCTTTATCAGGCAGAACAAGCGATTGACGATCTGCTGCGTAACTTCCCGAATGCGTTTGTCGCTGGCATGTTGCGTGTAATTATCTTCCCACTTGGCCGCCGTTACGATGCTCCATCGGACAAGTTGGATCATAAACTGGCGAAGATCATGCAGATCCCGTCCGCTACCCGTTCACGCATTGGTCGCGGTCAGTATCTGACGCCAAGCGAGTTCAACCCGGCAGGTTTACTGGAAGAAGCATTGATGGACGTAATGGCCGCCGAGCCAATCCATCTGCGCATCTGTAAAGAAACTGGACATAATCTGCCGTTCACTCGCCTGGACGAACAAGCTAAGCAATGGCTGGCTGAAGGGAAAATCAACGCGGACGAAGCGGCGATCCTCACCAAAGCTGAAGTCAGTCGCTTGCGCAGTATCAACGTCGATGAGTTCGAGCCGGAGGAACTGGCAACCATGCCGGTAAAGGTGCCGGAAAAGCATCGTAAAGTTGAAGCCGCATAA
- a CDS encoding amidohydrolase, which yields MSGLKITVLQQPLVWMDGAANLRHFDVLLDGIHGRDLIILPEMFTTGFAMEAAKQSLAEEEVIDWMQFKAQQTQAMIGGSAALQTERGPVNRFLLVQPDGKVHFYDKRHLFRMADEHHHYQAGEERVVVEWRGWRILPQVCYDLRFPVWSRNRNDYDLALYVANWPAPRSLHWQSLLVARAIENQAYVAGCNRVGTDGNGHHYRGDSKIINPQGEILANGEPHQAMRLDADLSLIALQEYREKFPAWQDADPFTL from the coding sequence GTGTCTGGTTTGAAAATTACCGTTCTGCAACAACCGCTGGTCTGGATGGATGGCGCGGCAAACTTACGTCATTTCGATGTGCTGTTAGATGGTATTCATGGCCGTGACCTGATTATCCTGCCAGAAATGTTCACCACCGGTTTTGCAATGGAAGCAGCCAAACAGTCGCTCGCTGAAGAGGAAGTGATTGACTGGATGCAGTTTAAAGCCCAGCAAACTCAGGCGATGATCGGCGGGAGTGCTGCACTGCAGACCGAGCGTGGGCCTGTGAACCGTTTTCTATTGGTTCAGCCTGACGGCAAAGTCCATTTCTACGATAAACGTCACTTATTCCGCATGGCAGATGAACATCATCATTATCAGGCGGGCGAAGAGCGCGTGGTGGTGGAATGGCGCGGCTGGCGTATTTTGCCGCAGGTCTGTTATGACTTGCGCTTCCCGGTATGGTCACGCAATCGAAACGACTATGACTTAGCCTTGTATGTTGCGAATTGGCCCGCACCTCGCTCACTGCACTGGCAAAGTTTGCTGGTCGCCCGCGCTATTGAAAACCAGGCGTACGTTGCAGGTTGCAACCGTGTCGGCACCGATGGCAATGGGCATCATTATCGTGGCGACAGCAAGATCATTAATCCACAGGGCGAAATTCTGGCGAATGGTGAACCGCATCAGGCGATGCGCCTCGATGCCGATTTGTCATTGATTGCGTTGCAGGAATATCGTGAGAAGTTTCCCGCCTGGCAGGATGCCGATCCGTTTACGCTCTAA
- the uraH gene encoding hydroxyisourate hydrolase, translated as MSQLSTHVLDTALGKPAVGVVIQLEQQVAESWGVIARGVTDIDGRLKDFTGEPLAAGRYRLTAEIGLYFAATQRETLYPTAQIDFVIVQSGGHYHLPFLISPWSWSTYRGS; from the coding sequence ATGAGCCAATTGAGTACTCATGTTCTGGATACCGCCCTGGGGAAACCGGCGGTTGGTGTGGTGATTCAGCTTGAACAGCAGGTTGCTGAAAGTTGGGGAGTTATAGCCCGGGGTGTCACTGATATTGATGGGCGTTTGAAAGATTTCACCGGGGAGCCATTAGCGGCAGGGCGCTATCGCCTGACGGCAGAAATCGGGCTTTATTTTGCAGCAACGCAGCGGGAAACACTGTACCCCACTGCGCAAATTGATTTCGTTATCGTGCAAAGCGGCGGGCATTATCACCTGCCGTTTTTGATCTCCCCCTGGTCTTGGTCGACCTACCGGGGGTCGTAG
- the uraD gene encoding 2-oxo-4-hydroxy-4-carboxy-5-ureidoimidazoline decarboxylase produces MIALAAKNTLAEFNEASVNDALSFIAPCVALPAWAEGLVIARPYSNIDVLQHYASQLTHQWGRAELNQALSAHPRIGEKAQGSSKEAALSKDEQSAVDGQNAALTVALAQGNADYEARFGRVFLIRAKGRSGDEILGELRRRLNNSELDEEVEALEQLRQITLLRLEGVFTQ; encoded by the coding sequence GTGATCGCGCTGGCTGCGAAAAATACGTTGGCAGAATTTAACGAAGCGTCGGTGAACGATGCGCTGAGCTTTATCGCGCCATGCGTTGCGCTACCGGCCTGGGCTGAAGGTTTAGTCATAGCGCGTCCCTATTCTAATATTGACGTGTTGCAGCATTATGCTTCACAACTCACCCACCAGTGGGGAAGGGCAGAGCTGAACCAGGCGCTGAGTGCGCATCCGCGAATTGGCGAAAAGGCGCAAGGCAGCAGCAAAGAAGCGGCGCTTTCTAAAGATGAACAATCTGCGGTAGATGGGCAAAACGCGGCATTAACGGTTGCACTGGCGCAAGGTAATGCCGATTACGAAGCACGGTTTGGGCGCGTCTTTTTGATTCGCGCTAAAGGGCGCAGCGGTGATGAAATTCTGGGTGAGCTCCGCCGCCGTCTGAATAATTCGGAGCTTGATGAAGAGGTTGAAGCGCTGGAACAACTGCGCCAAATTACCTTGTTACGTCTGGAAGGAGTATTTACACAATGA
- a CDS encoding pyridoxal-phosphate-dependent aminotransferase family protein: MFDIQHFTQINPPHRLLMGPGPINADPRVLRAMASQLIGQYDPVMTGYMNEVMVLYRELFRTQNRWTMLVDGTSRSGIEAILLSAIRPGDKVLVPVFGRFGHLLCEIARRCRAEVHTIEVPWGEVFTPDQIEDAIKTVKPRLLLTVQGDTSTTMLQPLAELGEICRRHGVLFYTDATASFGGNALETDRWGIDAVSAGLQKCLGGPSGSSPITLSDEMVEVIRRRKCVEEGIRTAAHQDGDDEMIYSNYFDLGMVMDYWGPERLNHHTEATSMLFAARECARIILEEGLDAGIARHELHGRALVAGIQGMGLETFGNLQHKMNNVLGVVIPSVVHGEEVRKMLLEDFHIEIGTSFGPLQGKIWRIGTMGYNARKDCVLQTLTALEAVLNRLGFKTTQGAAMQSAWDVYAQESR; the protein is encoded by the coding sequence ATGTTCGATATTCAGCACTTCACGCAAATTAACCCGCCGCATCGTTTGTTAATGGGGCCTGGGCCAATCAATGCCGATCCCCGTGTGTTGCGGGCCATGGCAAGCCAGTTGATCGGGCAGTATGACCCGGTGATGACTGGCTATATGAATGAAGTGATGGTGCTGTATCGCGAGCTTTTCCGCACGCAAAACCGCTGGACGATGCTGGTGGATGGCACTTCTCGTTCAGGTATTGAAGCCATCTTGTTATCGGCTATTCGACCTGGCGATAAAGTGCTGGTGCCAGTGTTCGGGCGTTTTGGCCATCTACTGTGTGAAATAGCGCGCCGTTGCCGGGCAGAGGTTCACACTATTGAAGTTCCGTGGGGGGAAGTCTTTACCCCTGATCAAATTGAAGATGCCATCAAAACCGTTAAACCGCGCTTATTGCTAACCGTTCAGGGTGACACCTCCACCACGATGCTCCAGCCTCTGGCTGAACTGGGTGAGATCTGCCGCCGTCACGGCGTGCTGTTTTATACCGATGCCACTGCTTCGTTTGGTGGCAACGCACTGGAAACCGATCGTTGGGGAATTGATGCGGTTTCTGCGGGTTTACAAAAATGTCTCGGTGGTCCATCAGGCAGTTCACCCATTACCCTAAGCGATGAGATGGTAGAGGTTATTCGCCGCCGCAAATGTGTGGAGGAAGGGATCCGAACCGCTGCGCATCAGGATGGCGATGACGAGATGATCTATTCGAATTATTTCGATCTCGGCATGGTGATGGATTATTGGGGACCAGAGCGTCTGAATCATCACACTGAAGCGACCAGCATGTTATTCGCCGCCCGTGAATGTGCGCGCATTATTCTCGAAGAAGGCCTGGATGCTGGGATTGCACGTCATGAATTGCATGGGCGTGCATTGGTGGCCGGGATTCAGGGGATGGGGCTGGAAACCTTCGGCAATCTGCAACATAAAATGAATAACGTGTTGGGAGTCGTCATCCCGTCAGTGGTTCATGGTGAGGAGGTGCGCAAAATGCTGCTGGAGGATTTCCATATCGAAATCGGCACCTCATTTGGCCCGCTGCAAGGCAAAATCTGGCGTATCGGCACAATGGGTTACAACGCCCGTAAAGATTGCGTGCTGCAAACACTCACCGCGCTTGAAGCCGTGCTTAATCGCCTCGGTTTTAAAACGACGCAAGGGGCTGCAATGCAGTCGGCGTGGGATGTCTATGCTCAGGAAAGTCGCTGA
- a CDS encoding MurR/RpiR family transcriptional regulator: MKQLDERLRAAYEQLSPQEQRVAAFIVDHFDDLISYNSAELARLSGVSKATVSRLFKRLGYERYKDMREELRTLRQSGMPLTENRDAVQGNTLLARHYKQEMANLTQWINQLETQQFADVVTALNAAKRIFIIGLRNSWPVAMHLRQQLLQIRSDVYLLPQPGQTLAEEVVDINEHDCVVVIAFRRRPRIIKPLLANLHKRQVPLLVMSEAQGSGLTPYCRWHFAAPLDSVSAFDSYSSAMSLVNLLSNAVLHEALTTGRQRIHHIAELYSELDELEQR; the protein is encoded by the coding sequence ATGAAACAATTAGATGAGCGATTGAGGGCGGCGTACGAACAGCTTTCCCCGCAAGAACAGCGTGTTGCAGCGTTTATCGTCGATCATTTTGATGACCTGATCAGTTACAACAGTGCGGAACTGGCACGCCTTTCTGGCGTATCGAAAGCCACCGTCAGCCGCTTATTCAAACGCCTTGGCTATGAGCGCTACAAAGATATGCGCGAGGAGCTGCGTACCCTGCGCCAGAGCGGGATGCCGTTGACTGAAAACCGCGATGCGGTGCAAGGAAATACATTACTGGCGCGGCATTACAAACAGGAAATGGCCAACCTGACGCAATGGATTAACCAGCTTGAAACGCAACAGTTTGCTGATGTTGTCACCGCGCTGAATGCTGCAAAACGCATTTTTATTATCGGGTTAAGAAATTCATGGCCCGTTGCCATGCACTTACGTCAGCAGTTATTGCAAATTCGTAGCGATGTTTATTTATTACCTCAACCGGGGCAGACGCTGGCGGAAGAGGTCGTGGATATTAACGAGCACGATTGTGTCGTTGTTATCGCGTTTCGCAGGCGCCCGCGCATCATCAAGCCGTTGCTGGCTAATCTGCATAAACGCCAGGTGCCGCTTCTGGTAATGAGTGAAGCGCAAGGCTCTGGACTGACGCCATATTGTCGCTGGCACTTTGCAGCGCCGCTCGATAGCGTATCTGCGTTTGACAGTTACAGCAGTGCGATGAGTCTGGTGAATTTACTGTCCAACGCAGTACTGCATGAAGCGTTAACCACGGGCCGCCAGCGCATTCATCACATTGCAGAGTTGTATTCCGAGCTTGATGAGCTTGAGCAACGTTAA
- a CDS encoding gamma-glutamyltransferase family protein, translating into MMQSNMAPSGMAVTPHHLASETALSVLRHGGDAIEAMVAAAATIAVVYPHMNGIGGDGFWLIVPPEGEPIAIDASGAAGSLASLEFYHGEKNIPHRGPKAALTVPGTLSGWNEALKVAVELGGGQLPLSRLLADAIRYAADGIPVTTSQALATHSKYDELVNIAGFAETFLHRSEIPRVGSRFTQPRLAETLARLTVEGLDSFYRGPLAVLIAEELADLGVPITRQDLAAQRAKRRIPLRLSHQHGEIFNMTPPTQGLVSLAILGITDHLDMAQADETQTVHRIVEATKKAFALRDKYITDPRHITTSIQSLLDPQPLARLAAEIDDNNAASWGTGKGPGDTVWMGVIDSSGLAVSFIQSIYHEFGSGVVLPKSGVLWQNRGAAFNLDPESLLSLAPGKQPFHTLNPAAARLADGRTMVYGSMGGDGQPQTQAAIFTRHVIQGMPLQEAVTAPRWLLGRTWGQASDNLKLEARFSPETFETLRELGHEVETLPDFSEAVGHAGAIVRHTNGMLEGAYDPRSNGSAAGF; encoded by the coding sequence ATGATGCAAAGCAATATGGCACCTTCCGGTATGGCGGTCACACCGCACCATTTAGCGAGTGAAACCGCATTATCCGTACTGCGCCATGGTGGTGACGCCATCGAGGCGATGGTCGCAGCGGCAGCTACCATCGCCGTGGTTTATCCTCACATGAATGGAATTGGCGGTGATGGATTTTGGCTAATTGTTCCGCCAGAAGGCGAACCTATTGCGATTGATGCCAGCGGTGCCGCGGGTTCACTTGCTTCACTCGAGTTTTACCACGGCGAAAAAAATATCCCGCATCGTGGCCCGAAAGCGGCATTGACCGTTCCCGGCACGCTTAGCGGGTGGAATGAGGCGTTAAAAGTCGCGGTGGAGCTTGGTGGCGGGCAATTGCCGCTCTCACGTTTATTGGCCGATGCCATTCGCTATGCGGCAGATGGCATTCCGGTGACAACATCTCAAGCCCTGGCGACGCACAGTAAATATGACGAACTGGTCAATATTGCAGGCTTCGCCGAGACTTTTTTGCACAGGAGTGAGATTCCTCGGGTCGGCAGTCGCTTTACCCAACCCAGGCTTGCCGAAACGCTGGCACGTCTGACCGTTGAAGGTCTTGATAGCTTTTATCGCGGGCCGCTCGCGGTTCTCATCGCCGAAGAACTTGCTGATTTAGGGGTGCCGATAACACGACAAGATCTCGCCGCCCAACGAGCAAAACGCAGGATACCTCTGCGACTTAGCCACCAGCACGGTGAGATTTTTAATATGACTCCACCGACCCAGGGCCTGGTTTCACTGGCGATTTTGGGCATAACCGATCATTTAGACATGGCGCAAGCCGATGAAACCCAAACTGTTCACCGCATCGTAGAAGCCACCAAAAAAGCGTTTGCGCTGCGCGACAAATACATTACCGACCCTCGCCATATCACCACCTCCATACAAAGTTTGTTAGACCCTCAACCGCTCGCCCGCCTTGCCGCAGAAATTGACGACAACAACGCGGCTAGCTGGGGAACAGGAAAAGGCCCGGGTGACACGGTTTGGATGGGCGTCATTGACAGCAGCGGACTTGCCGTTTCATTTATTCAAAGTATTTATCATGAGTTCGGCAGCGGCGTTGTGCTGCCAAAAAGCGGGGTTCTGTGGCAAAACCGTGGCGCGGCGTTCAATCTCGATCCCGAAAGCCTGTTAAGCCTGGCTCCGGGAAAACAACCGTTCCATACCCTGAATCCGGCGGCTGCACGTCTTGCCGATGGAAGAACCATGGTTTATGGCTCAATGGGCGGCGACGGGCAACCTCAAACTCAGGCAGCCATTTTTACTCGTCATGTCATTCAGGGCATGCCGCTACAAGAAGCGGTTACCGCACCACGTTGGTTACTGGGCAGAACATGGGGGCAAGCCTCTGACAACTTGAAATTAGAAGCCAGATTTAGCCCTGAAACCTTCGAAACCCTGCGTGAATTAGGGCATGAAGTTGAGACACTACCCGATTTTAGCGAAGCCGTGGGCCACGCGGGTGCCATTGTTCGCCATACTAACGGCATGCTTGAAGGGGCTTACGACCCACGCAGCAATGGCAGCGCCGCTGGATTTTAA
- the hpxX gene encoding oxalurate catabolism protein HpxX, translated as MTSTFTDWPTYIQLMEQLLNVPLDDARRRELEVQLVRMAALAEPLMEFPLPQRQEVAGIYKL; from the coding sequence ATGACATCCACATTTACCGACTGGCCCACTTACATCCAATTAATGGAGCAACTTCTTAACGTTCCACTTGACGATGCACGTCGTAGAGAACTGGAAGTTCAGCTGGTACGCATGGCTGCGCTGGCCGAACCGTTGATGGAATTTCCGTTGCCGCAACGCCAGGAAGTGGCTGGGATTTATAAACTATGA
- a CDS encoding AtzE family amidohydrolase, whose amino-acid sequence MNTLSIREIQQGLAQGKFSAGELAQLTLAKIEQSNPEINAFTEVTAQRLRQEAEAVDRRRSLGEPLPPLAGVPYAVKNLFDIQGTTTLAGAELFSSQPPASTDAFAIKQLSAAGAMLSGALNMDAYAYGFTTENNYYGASRNPHDTSRIAGGSSGGSAAAVAAGMVNFSLGTDTNGSIRVPASLCGVLGLKPTFGRLSRSGSQPFVASLDHIGPFARNVDDLARVYDALQGPDAADPFQSIRSIESVTDKLEWVGGLRCAVLGGFFESWCDADAKAAVAQVAHALEALESISLPEAELARSAAFLLSAAEGGNHYLPALREQAERFELNSRERLLAGAMTPSAWYTQAQRFRGWFRDKTLPFFEHYDLLIAPATPCSATLIGQQTMHINGIDLPVKASMGMLTQPISFLGLPVVTVPLMTANSIPIGVQLIAAPWREDICLRAAHQLEIQGMLVGNHQVR is encoded by the coding sequence ATGAACACGCTGTCTATTCGCGAAATTCAACAAGGATTAGCCCAGGGCAAGTTTTCAGCTGGCGAGTTGGCTCAGCTTACGCTTGCAAAAATAGAACAATCCAACCCTGAGATTAATGCTTTTACCGAAGTGACTGCGCAGCGTTTACGACAAGAAGCCGAAGCCGTTGACCGACGGCGCTCACTTGGGGAACCCCTGCCTCCGCTGGCTGGCGTCCCCTATGCGGTAAAGAATCTCTTCGATATTCAAGGCACGACAACACTTGCTGGTGCTGAGCTGTTTAGTTCGCAACCTCCTGCAAGTACTGATGCCTTCGCTATCAAGCAGTTGAGTGCAGCCGGAGCCATGCTTTCCGGTGCCCTCAATATGGATGCGTACGCCTACGGCTTTACCACAGAAAATAATTATTACGGTGCATCCCGCAATCCTCATGATACTAGCCGCATTGCGGGCGGTTCATCGGGTGGTTCTGCGGCAGCCGTCGCCGCCGGAATGGTGAATTTTTCCCTGGGCACCGACACCAATGGATCCATTCGCGTTCCGGCTTCGCTGTGTGGTGTCTTAGGGTTGAAACCTACCTTTGGGCGCCTCTCACGCAGCGGTAGCCAGCCGTTTGTCGCCAGTCTTGACCATATTGGCCCATTTGCTCGCAACGTTGATGACCTGGCGCGCGTTTATGACGCTCTTCAGGGTCCCGATGCGGCCGACCCTTTCCAGTCAATACGCAGCATTGAATCTGTTACCGATAAACTGGAATGGGTTGGAGGTTTGCGATGCGCTGTTTTGGGTGGTTTTTTTGAGAGCTGGTGTGACGCTGACGCAAAAGCCGCTGTGGCCCAGGTCGCTCACGCCCTTGAAGCCCTTGAATCTATCTCACTGCCTGAAGCCGAATTAGCACGCTCGGCGGCCTTTTTGCTTTCCGCAGCAGAAGGGGGAAATCATTACTTACCTGCATTACGCGAACAAGCTGAACGCTTTGAGCTGAACTCCCGTGAACGCCTTTTGGCGGGAGCTATGACGCCATCAGCCTGGTACACACAAGCGCAACGGTTTCGTGGGTGGTTCCGTGATAAAACCCTGCCGTTTTTTGAACATTACGACCTGCTTATCGCACCCGCCACACCGTGCAGCGCCACATTAATCGGCCAACAAACAATGCATATCAACGGGATTGATCTTCCCGTCAAAGCCAGTATGGGAATGCTGACACAACCGATTTCTTTTCTTGGCTTGCCGGTTGTCACGGTGCCATTGATGACCGCAAATAGCATTCCCATTGGCGTGCAACTTATCGCGGCACCATGGCGTGAAGATATCTGCCTGAGAGCCGCCCATCAGCTTGAAATACAGGGTATGCTGGTAGGAAACCACCAGGTAAGGTAA
- the hpxZ gene encoding oxalurate catabolism protein HpxZ, producing MMRDNIDRPAIVNEVSDAFYRYEQALITNDIAVLDELFWSDPRTVRYGASENLYGIDEIRAFRNTRSSQGLDRLLQNTTITTYGDDMAVACTEFTREGSDKIGRQMQTWVKFPYGWRIVAAHVSIMS from the coding sequence ATGATGCGAGACAATATTGATCGCCCGGCAATCGTCAATGAAGTGAGTGACGCTTTTTACCGCTACGAACAGGCGTTGATTACCAACGATATTGCAGTGTTAGATGAATTATTTTGGTCTGACCCCCGCACCGTTCGTTATGGCGCCAGTGAAAATCTGTATGGAATCGACGAGATTAGAGCGTTCAGAAATACCCGTTCCTCTCAAGGTTTAGACAGGCTTTTGCAAAACACGACTATCACTACTTACGGTGATGATATGGCGGTTGCCTGCACTGAATTTACGCGTGAAGGCAGCGATAAAATCGGCCGCCAGATGCAAACATGGGTCAAGTTCCCTTATGGATGGCGTATCGTTGCAGCCCACGTCAGCATAATGAGTTAA